From a region of the Thermomonas sp. HDW16 genome:
- a CDS encoding bifunctional serine/threonine-protein kinase/formylglycine-generating enzyme family protein: MSSNEYPQIDGYRILRVIGHGGMSTVYLAEQASLGRKVALKVMLPEALADEVSRGRFENEARIIARMEHPNIVGIFDVGRTADGLPFYSMPYLARGHLAQRNLRGDQQKVAAVLRALLPALDYAHVRGVVHRDVKAENVLFDDADRPQLADFGIALRRGSNPRLTTTGLAVGSTAYMPPEQARGGEVDRRADLYSIGVLTWEMLNGRLPYNAGDALSMALKHVQDPVPRMPAALKHWQGFIDKSLAKQPGDRFASAQDMLDALGELEKRAGRNFGVVEVPLPADDTAHAPIIRFTGWKPWTLGAAAVAALAFGIVQFMDGRGGPAATQEIVGTDAPTTGEALPTPASDAQTGLFETTPGADAGGIGAYLANAEQQLREGHIIAPPNGNAWDSLDAAWRVDATHPQTQVLTARLFDALSELAEQGLRDGDTGASHLAYERARQLDVRRGGSGSAMVLLRKRLDVALGERVDMLVTKQDRNGTEALLAGMRWLGLDAARSQALQAKAARLPASTASATATLPARNGSQATDTSVRVVSRADYAAFANATGRTPADCGRRNGFFGPKRDWSKVGSDGAPVVCVSAVDAEAYAVWLGKREKRRYRLPSPGEMKASATTPVSGWTTLCGDSTCGKRIASGKPRALDANRGYADIGIRLVREG, from the coding sequence TTGTCCAGCAACGAATACCCGCAGATCGACGGTTATCGCATCCTGCGCGTGATCGGTCATGGCGGCATGTCCACCGTGTACCTCGCCGAACAGGCCTCGCTGGGCCGCAAGGTCGCGCTGAAGGTGATGCTGCCGGAGGCGCTGGCGGATGAAGTCAGCCGCGGCCGCTTCGAGAACGAGGCGCGCATCATCGCGCGGATGGAGCACCCCAACATCGTCGGCATCTTCGACGTGGGGCGCACCGCCGACGGCCTGCCGTTCTATTCGATGCCTTACCTGGCGCGCGGCCACCTAGCCCAGCGCAACCTGCGCGGCGACCAGCAGAAAGTCGCGGCCGTGCTGCGTGCATTGCTGCCCGCACTGGACTACGCGCATGTACGCGGCGTGGTGCATCGCGACGTCAAGGCGGAAAACGTGCTGTTCGACGATGCCGACCGCCCGCAACTGGCCGACTTCGGCATCGCCTTGCGCCGCGGCAGCAATCCGCGCCTGACCACGACCGGGCTTGCGGTTGGCAGCACCGCCTATATGCCGCCGGAACAGGCGCGCGGTGGCGAGGTCGATCGCCGCGCAGACCTCTACAGCATCGGCGTGTTGACGTGGGAGATGCTCAACGGACGCCTGCCGTACAACGCCGGCGATGCATTGTCGATGGCGCTCAAGCACGTTCAGGATCCGGTGCCGCGAATGCCCGCGGCGCTGAAGCATTGGCAGGGCTTCATCGACAAGTCACTGGCCAAGCAACCCGGCGATCGCTTCGCCAGTGCGCAGGACATGCTGGATGCGCTGGGTGAACTGGAAAAACGCGCAGGCCGCAATTTCGGGGTCGTCGAAGTCCCGCTGCCGGCAGACGACACCGCACATGCGCCAATCATACGCTTCACCGGCTGGAAACCGTGGACCCTCGGCGCCGCCGCAGTGGCGGCGCTGGCGTTCGGCATCGTCCAATTCATGGACGGTCGAGGCGGCCCTGCGGCCACGCAAGAGATCGTCGGCACGGATGCGCCAACCACAGGCGAAGCCCTGCCCACCCCCGCCTCGGACGCGCAAACTGGCCTGTTCGAAACGACGCCGGGGGCGGATGCCGGCGGCATCGGCGCCTATCTCGCCAACGCCGAGCAGCAATTGCGCGAAGGCCACATCATCGCCCCACCGAACGGCAACGCCTGGGACAGCCTGGATGCCGCATGGCGGGTCGACGCGACCCATCCGCAAACCCAGGTACTGACCGCACGCCTGTTCGACGCATTGAGCGAATTGGCCGAACAAGGCCTGCGCGATGGCGACACCGGCGCATCGCATCTCGCCTACGAACGCGCGCGCCAGCTCGACGTGCGCCGTGGCGGCAGCGGTAGCGCGATGGTGTTGCTACGCAAGCGGCTGGATGTCGCATTGGGTGAGCGCGTCGACATGCTGGTCACGAAGCAGGATCGCAACGGCACCGAAGCTTTGCTCGCCGGCATGCGCTGGCTGGGCCTGGATGCTGCGCGCAGCCAGGCACTGCAGGCCAAGGCCGCCCGCTTGCCTGCCTCGACTGCCTCGGCAACGGCAACCCTTCCGGCACGCAATGGCTCGCAAGCGACGGACACCAGTGTCCGCGTGGTTAGCCGCGCCGACTATGCGGCCTTCGCCAATGCCACGGGCCGAACACCCGCCGATTGCGGACGGCGTAACGGCTTTTTCGGCCCCAAGCGCGACTGGAGCAAGGTCGGCAGCGATGGAGCCCCAGTGGTCTGCGTTTCTGCCGTCGATGCGGAAGCCTATGCCGTCTGGCTGGGCAAGCGCGAGAAACGCCGTTATCGACTGCCTAGCCCCGGTGAGATGAAGGCGAGTGCAACCACGCCGGTGTCGGGCTGGACCACCCTGTGCGGCGACAGCACCTGTGGCAAACGCATCGCCAGCGGCAAGCCGCGCGCGCTCGACGCCAATCGTGGCTACGCCGACATCGGCATCCGCCTGGTACGCGAGGGCTGA
- a CDS encoding pitrilysin family protein translates to MKYFRTISIALVAAFAFNAATAADIKLPDYQTVTLDNGATVLLMPRKDVPLIAANIAVRGGALADAPGKEGTADLLGEMLSKGAGSRDALQFAQTVDGAGGNIGFGSSREAIVANAQFLSKDSGLMLSLLADALLRPKMEAAEFDKLRKRAIDGIANAKDSDPRQLIGLYSGGWLFRGHPYGRSTGGDETSLATISLADLQAFRQQQMGGDRLVIAIAGDFDAKAVTAQVKQAFGGWAKASGTLPQVEAKVRESGRRVLLVDKPGATQTYFALANIGSKHGDPAEAAQDLVQTAFGGRFTSMLNTELRIKTGLTYGASAQVQRPQQPGASVISSFTKTDSTKQAIDLAIATLDRLHKDGLDATTIDSAKHYVAGQFAPDLETAPQLAAQLVQMTLYGDTRDAIDGYLGRIAAATPAQIAEAGAVFPDSKDLVIVAIGDAAKIRDTMKGYGPLTEMKLTDPRFTP, encoded by the coding sequence ATGAAGTACTTCCGCACTATTTCCATCGCGCTGGTCGCGGCATTCGCTTTCAACGCCGCCACTGCAGCCGACATCAAGTTGCCCGACTACCAGACTGTGACGCTCGACAACGGCGCAACGGTGCTGCTGATGCCGCGCAAGGACGTGCCGTTGATCGCCGCCAATATCGCCGTGCGCGGCGGTGCATTGGCCGATGCGCCCGGCAAGGAAGGCACCGCCGACCTGCTGGGCGAAATGTTGTCGAAGGGCGCGGGTTCACGCGACGCGCTGCAGTTCGCGCAGACCGTGGATGGTGCCGGCGGCAACATCGGCTTCGGCAGCTCGCGCGAGGCGATCGTCGCCAATGCGCAGTTCCTGTCCAAGGACAGCGGGCTGATGCTGTCGCTGCTCGCCGATGCCTTGCTGCGACCGAAGATGGAGGCCGCGGAATTCGACAAGTTGCGCAAGCGCGCCATCGACGGCATCGCCAACGCCAAGGACTCCGACCCGCGCCAGCTGATCGGCCTGTATTCCGGTGGCTGGCTGTTCCGCGGGCATCCTTACGGGCGTTCGACCGGCGGCGACGAAACCAGCCTCGCCACCATTTCGCTGGCCGACCTGCAGGCCTTCCGCCAGCAGCAGATGGGCGGCGATCGCCTGGTCATCGCCATCGCCGGCGACTTCGATGCCAAGGCGGTGACCGCGCAGGTGAAGCAGGCGTTCGGCGGCTGGGCCAAGGCCAGCGGCACGCTGCCGCAGGTCGAAGCGAAGGTGCGCGAAAGCGGCCGCCGCGTGTTGCTGGTGGACAAGCCGGGTGCGACCCAGACCTACTTCGCGCTGGCCAACATCGGCAGCAAGCACGGCGATCCGGCGGAAGCCGCGCAGGACCTGGTGCAGACCGCGTTCGGTGGCCGCTTCACCTCGATGCTCAACACCGAGCTGCGCATCAAGACGGGCCTGACCTACGGCGCCAGCGCACAAGTGCAGCGGCCGCAGCAGCCGGGCGCATCGGTGATCAGCAGCTTTACCAAGACCGATTCGACCAAACAGGCGATCGACCTGGCCATCGCCACCCTCGACCGCCTGCACAAGGACGGCCTGGACGCGACCACCATCGATTCCGCCAAGCACTACGTCGCCGGCCAGTTCGCACCCGATCTTGAAACCGCCCCGCAACTGGCCGCGCAACTGGTGCAGATGACGCTGTACGGCGATACGCGCGATGCCATCGATGGCTACCTCGGCAGGATCGCCGCCGCCACCCCGGCGCAGATCGCGGAAGCCGGCGCGGTGTTCCCGGACAGCAAGGACCTGGTGATCGTCGCCATTGGCGATGCCGCCAAGATCCGCGACACCATGAAGGGCTACGGCCCGCTGACCGAAATGAAGTTGACCGACCCGCGCTTCACGCCCTGA
- a CDS encoding pitrilysin family protein produces the protein MRLLSLACAIALGLSSVAAVAATPAAKVPGSEAIVSKTLTNGLKIIVWPDHDIPNANYYTFYKVGSRNEYPGITGLAHFFEHMMFNGTTRRAPGEFDRTMEAAGGSNNASTSNDLTIYTDWFPSSALETIFDLEGDRMANLSFDPKVVESERGVVYSERRSSVDNDSFGTLLEQMQATAFTAHPYQFPTIGWPSDIEHWKSDDLKKFFKTYYAPNNAVLVIAGDVDPAQVFALADKYLAPLQKQPEPTPITTVEPEQQGERRIVVERADAQSPIVAYAFHTGLGAGSKDYPTLELLTTILSQGDSSRLNQRLVEQEQAAVQAGAFADQGFDPGLLTVYAMLPPSKDVAGDMAKVETLLDDELAKVARNGVTAAELDKARNLKAASFWRGMATINGKARALGATEVFKGDYHKLFDTAAAYDAVTAADIQALAKKILRVQNRTTGLLKPVAAAPSADNKEAAK, from the coding sequence ATGCGCCTGTTGTCCCTGGCCTGCGCGATCGCGCTGGGCCTGAGTTCCGTCGCCGCCGTCGCCGCCACGCCCGCCGCCAAGGTGCCCGGCAGCGAGGCCATTGTCAGCAAGACCCTGACCAACGGCCTGAAGATCATCGTCTGGCCCGACCACGACATCCCCAACGCCAACTACTACACCTTCTACAAGGTCGGCAGCCGCAACGAATATCCGGGCATCACCGGGCTCGCGCATTTCTTCGAGCACATGATGTTCAACGGCACTACCAGGCGCGCGCCCGGCGAATTCGACCGCACCATGGAAGCCGCCGGCGGCAGCAACAACGCCAGCACCAGCAACGACCTGACCATCTATACCGACTGGTTCCCGAGCAGCGCGCTGGAAACGATCTTCGACCTGGAAGGCGACCGCATGGCCAACCTGTCGTTCGACCCGAAGGTGGTGGAAAGCGAGCGCGGCGTGGTCTACAGCGAGCGCCGCTCCAGCGTGGACAACGACAGCTTCGGCACCCTGCTGGAGCAGATGCAAGCCACTGCGTTCACCGCGCATCCCTACCAGTTCCCGACCATCGGCTGGCCCAGCGACATCGAGCACTGGAAGTCCGATGACCTGAAGAAGTTCTTCAAGACCTATTACGCGCCGAACAATGCGGTGCTGGTGATCGCCGGCGACGTCGACCCGGCGCAGGTGTTCGCGCTGGCCGACAAATACCTGGCACCGCTGCAGAAACAGCCGGAACCGACGCCGATCACCACCGTCGAACCCGAACAGCAAGGCGAACGCCGGATCGTGGTGGAGCGCGCCGACGCGCAATCGCCGATCGTCGCCTACGCCTTCCATACCGGACTGGGCGCAGGCAGCAAGGACTATCCGACGCTGGAACTGTTGACCACGATCCTGTCACAGGGCGATTCCTCGCGCCTCAACCAGCGCCTGGTCGAACAGGAGCAGGCCGCGGTGCAGGCCGGCGCGTTCGCCGACCAGGGCTTCGATCCGGGGTTGCTGACTGTCTACGCGATGCTGCCGCCCAGCAAGGATGTTGCCGGCGACATGGCGAAGGTCGAAACCTTGCTGGACGACGAGTTGGCGAAGGTCGCGCGCAATGGCGTGACCGCCGCTGAACTCGACAAGGCGCGCAACTTGAAAGCGGCCTCGTTCTGGCGTGGCATGGCCACGATCAATGGCAAGGCGCGCGCACTGGGCGCAACCGAGGTGTTCAAGGGCGATTACCACAAGCTGTTCGATACCGCGGCCGCGTACGACGCCGTCACCGCCGCCGATATCCAGGCGCTGGCGAAAAAGATCCTGCGCGTGCAGAACCGCACCACCGGCTTGCTCAAACCGGTCGCCGCCGCACCCAGCGCGGACAACAAGGAGGCCGCGAAATGA
- a CDS encoding MBL fold metallo-hydrolase — MRVKFHGAAGEVTGSLHLVEAGKPGAIKHVLLDCGMSQGSAEMEASNADPFPFDVDSIDALVVSHAHIDHIGRVPLLVKRGFRGAIWAQEATAELMSIMLLDSASLAESDAERFNRRREHGEAEMQPLYTKDDVADAMAQVRTLPYDTREAIFDGIEIAFRDAGHILGSSIVELWADGKKLVFSGDLGPKGTPILRDPTPIREADLVLMESTYGDRNHKDRAETIVELGNILDEAWRDGGNVLIPAFAVGRSQELLYWFAKHWDEWNLSRWQVFLDSPMAGKVVQVYGHHHELFDEEAQAVWRGKPNPFALPNLHITQGAEESMAINQVERGAIIIAGSGMANGGRILHHLKQNLGRREAHLVFVGYQGAGTLGRRLVDGAKWVRVHGRDYRVNLQVHTVGGLSAHADQHGLLEWYGHFEPKPALALVHGEDKAREALAGEIGERDGIEAVLVRPGMTLQV; from the coding sequence ATGCGCGTGAAATTCCACGGCGCGGCCGGCGAGGTCACCGGCTCGTTGCACCTGGTCGAGGCCGGCAAACCCGGCGCCATCAAGCATGTCCTGCTGGATTGCGGGATGTCGCAGGGCAGCGCGGAAATGGAGGCCAGCAATGCCGATCCGTTTCCGTTCGACGTGGACAGCATCGATGCCTTGGTGGTCAGCCACGCGCACATCGACCATATCGGCCGCGTGCCGTTGTTGGTCAAGCGTGGTTTCCGCGGCGCGATCTGGGCGCAGGAGGCGACCGCAGAGCTGATGTCGATCATGCTGCTGGATTCGGCATCGCTCGCCGAAAGCGATGCGGAGCGTTTCAATCGTCGGCGCGAGCATGGCGAGGCGGAAATGCAACCGCTGTACACCAAGGACGATGTCGCCGATGCGATGGCGCAGGTGCGCACGCTGCCGTACGACACGCGCGAGGCGATCTTCGACGGCATCGAGATCGCCTTCCGCGATGCCGGCCACATCCTGGGTTCCAGCATCGTCGAGCTATGGGCCGATGGAAAGAAGCTGGTGTTCTCCGGCGACCTCGGCCCGAAGGGCACGCCGATCCTGCGCGATCCGACGCCGATCCGCGAAGCCGACCTCGTGCTGATGGAATCGACCTACGGCGACCGCAACCACAAGGATCGCGCCGAAACCATCGTCGAACTCGGCAACATCCTCGACGAAGCCTGGCGCGATGGCGGCAACGTGCTGATCCCGGCATTCGCGGTGGGGCGTTCGCAGGAACTGCTGTACTGGTTTGCCAAGCATTGGGACGAGTGGAACTTGTCGCGTTGGCAGGTCTTCCTGGATAGCCCGATGGCCGGCAAGGTGGTGCAGGTCTATGGCCATCACCATGAGCTGTTCGACGAGGAAGCGCAGGCGGTGTGGCGCGGAAAGCCGAATCCGTTCGCGTTGCCCAACCTGCACATCACCCAAGGTGCCGAGGAGTCGATGGCGATCAACCAGGTCGAACGCGGCGCGATCATCATCGCCGGCAGTGGCATGGCCAATGGCGGGCGAATCCTGCACCACCTCAAGCAGAACCTCGGACGGCGCGAGGCGCACCTGGTGTTCGTCGGTTACCAGGGCGCGGGAACGCTGGGACGCCGGCTGGTCGATGGCGCAAAATGGGTGCGCGTCCACGGCCGCGACTATCGGGTCAACCTGCAGGTACACACGGTGGGCGGGCTGTCGGCGCATGCCGACCAGCACGGGTTGCTGGAGTGGTACGGCCACTTCGAACCCAAGCCGGCGCTGGCGCTGGTGCATGGCGAAGACAAGGCGCGCGAGGCGCTGGCGGGCGAGATCGGCGAGCGCGACGGCATCGAGGCAGTATTGGTACGGCCCGGCATGACATTACAGGTGTGA
- a CDS encoding DUF502 domain-containing protein encodes MSTPPAPLAQRLQRLFLTGLLTLLPLWLTWVVVKFVFMLLSDVSRPLIEPSLQGIAARNPQSFGWLVEPWVLGAIGLVATVLTILLVGWLARRVIGQRLLKWFEALVARIPLANTIYGSARKLLDILQTKPDGTQRVVLIDFPHAEMKTLGFVTRVMREQGTGRELAAVYVPTTPNPTSGYLEIVPMEKITPTEWTVDQAMSFIISGGAVAPDAIPFSPPAYRPPAPPSEPAKP; translated from the coding sequence ATGTCGACACCTCCCGCTCCACTCGCCCAACGCCTGCAACGCCTGTTCCTCACCGGCCTGCTGACCCTGCTGCCACTGTGGCTCACGTGGGTGGTGGTGAAGTTCGTGTTCATGCTGCTGAGCGATGTCAGCCGGCCATTGATCGAGCCTTCGCTGCAAGGCATCGCCGCGCGTAATCCGCAATCGTTCGGTTGGTTGGTGGAGCCTTGGGTGCTGGGCGCAATCGGCCTGGTCGCAACGGTACTCACCATCCTGCTGGTCGGCTGGCTGGCGCGACGGGTCATCGGCCAGCGCCTGCTCAAGTGGTTCGAGGCGCTGGTGGCGCGCATCCCGCTTGCGAACACGATCTACGGCAGCGCGCGTAAATTGCTCGACATCCTGCAGACCAAACCCGATGGCACCCAGCGCGTGGTGCTGATCGACTTCCCGCATGCGGAGATGAAGACGCTGGGTTTCGTCACTCGCGTGATGCGCGAACAAGGCACCGGGCGCGAACTGGCGGCGGTGTACGTGCCGACCACGCCGAACCCGACCTCCGGCTACCTTGAAATCGTGCCGATGGAGAAGATCACGCCCACGGAATGGACGGTGGACCAGGCGATGAGCTTCATCATCAGCGGTGGCGCAGTAGCGCCGGATGCCATTCCGTTCTCGCCGCCGGCATACCGGCCGCCGGCACCACCATCGGAACCGGCCAAGCCGTGA
- a CDS encoding queuosine precursor transporter yields MIKLLEDRATRLFIGLAAFFCVNAVLAEFIGVKIFALEDTLGIAPLQWNLFGQSGSLNFTAGTLLWPIVFIMTDTVNEYFGKRGVRMISWLAAALIVYGFVFAFVAIHLAPASWWVGVAKDQGVPDYQAAFAAVFGQGLWTIWGSLIAFLIGQLIDVHVFHRIRRATGERHVWLRATGSTAVSQLVDSFVVLYIAFVIGPQHWPTSLFLAVGTLNYAYKMLAAIALIPLLYLARAGIHRYLGKERAAELRRHASED; encoded by the coding sequence GTGATCAAGCTGCTCGAGGACCGCGCCACCCGGCTGTTCATCGGCTTGGCCGCGTTCTTCTGCGTCAACGCGGTGCTGGCGGAGTTCATCGGGGTCAAGATCTTCGCGCTGGAAGACACGCTGGGCATCGCGCCGCTGCAGTGGAACCTGTTCGGCCAGAGCGGTTCGCTGAACTTCACCGCCGGCACGCTGCTGTGGCCGATCGTGTTCATCATGACCGACACGGTCAACGAGTATTTCGGCAAGCGCGGCGTGCGCATGATCAGCTGGTTGGCCGCGGCACTCATCGTGTACGGCTTCGTGTTCGCCTTCGTGGCGATCCATCTTGCGCCCGCATCCTGGTGGGTCGGCGTGGCCAAGGACCAGGGCGTGCCGGATTACCAGGCGGCATTCGCCGCGGTGTTCGGGCAAGGCCTGTGGACGATCTGGGGGTCGTTGATCGCGTTCCTCATCGGCCAGCTGATCGACGTGCACGTGTTCCACCGCATTCGGCGCGCTACCGGCGAACGCCATGTCTGGCTACGTGCAACCGGCTCCACCGCGGTCTCGCAACTGGTCGACAGCTTCGTGGTGCTGTACATCGCCTTCGTGATCGGCCCGCAGCACTGGCCGACCTCGCTGTTCCTCGCGGTCGGCACGCTCAACTACGCATACAAGATGCTGGCGGCGATCGCGCTGATCCCGCTGCTGTACCTGGCGCGTGCCGGCATCCATCGCTACCTCGGCAAGGAACGCGCGGCGGAGCTGCGCCGGCACGCGTCCGAAGATTGA
- a CDS encoding low temperature requirement protein A produces MINWSREPVLRQAGEQRSHVGMVELFYDLVFVFAITQLSHGLLEHLTPQGALQTGLMFLGVWWIWIFTTWCTNWLNPSSTAVRQLLFALMLLGILMSAALPRAFADRGLVFALAYVAQHLVRTLYMIRAFSPRTSHGRNFVRVFLWLLASGVFWVLGGLADTEARLAWWAIAIGIEYLGPIAFFRAPGLGASTTADWDVDPHHMGERCGLFVIIALGESLLITGATFSGLEWDQPHMLGFLAAFFGTVAMWWLYFDSGSGRAVHHFENAADRGSVARLAYTYLHIPIIAGIILCAVADELVLVHPDHADNMGIAIILGGPFLYLLGNMLFKWATNPRRFPPFSHMAGLAILVALSVPAFGHMFSALALGWLTTTTLVLVALWEWFSLHRKQA; encoded by the coding sequence ATGATCAATTGGTCGCGCGAGCCGGTCCTGCGCCAGGCCGGCGAGCAACGCAGCCATGTCGGCATGGTCGAGCTGTTCTACGACCTGGTCTTCGTGTTCGCGATCACCCAGCTCTCGCACGGGCTACTCGAGCATTTGACCCCGCAGGGCGCGCTGCAGACCGGCCTGATGTTCCTCGGCGTGTGGTGGATCTGGATCTTCACCACCTGGTGCACCAACTGGCTCAACCCGTCGTCCACCGCGGTCAGGCAACTGCTGTTCGCATTGATGCTGTTGGGAATCCTGATGTCCGCGGCATTGCCGCGTGCATTCGCCGATCGTGGCCTGGTATTCGCGCTGGCCTATGTCGCACAACACCTGGTGCGCACGCTGTACATGATCCGCGCCTTCAGCCCGCGTACCAGCCACGGCCGCAACTTCGTCCGCGTCTTCCTTTGGCTACTGGCCTCCGGCGTGTTCTGGGTACTCGGCGGCCTGGCCGACACCGAGGCCCGGCTGGCGTGGTGGGCGATCGCGATCGGCATCGAATACCTCGGCCCCATCGCCTTCTTCCGCGCGCCAGGCCTGGGCGCATCGACGACTGCCGACTGGGACGTGGATCCGCATCACATGGGCGAGCGCTGCGGCCTGTTCGTGATCATCGCGCTGGGCGAATCGTTGCTGATCACAGGCGCCACCTTTTCCGGCCTGGAATGGGATCAGCCACATATGCTGGGTTTCCTGGCCGCATTCTTCGGCACGGTGGCGATGTGGTGGCTCTATTTCGATTCCGGCTCCGGGCGCGCCGTGCACCACTTCGAAAATGCCGCGGACCGTGGCTCCGTTGCGCGCCTGGCTTATACCTACCTGCACATCCCGATCATCGCCGGCATCATCCTGTGCGCGGTTGCGGATGAACTGGTACTGGTGCACCCGGACCATGCAGACAACATGGGCATCGCCATCATCCTGGGCGGCCCATTCCTGTACCTGCTCGGCAACATGCTGTTCAAATGGGCGACCAACCCGCGCCGCTTCCCGCCGTTTTCGCACATGGCCGGCCTGGCCATATTGGTTGCGCTTTCCGTGCCGGCATTCGGTCACATGTTCAGCGCGCTGGCGCTGGGCTGGCTCACCACCACAACCTTGGTACTGGTGGCGCTATGGGAATGGTTCTCGCTGCACAGGAAGCAGGCATAG
- a CDS encoding DEAD/DEAH box helicase, with the protein MTFETLGLAPALLRALADNNYTTPTPIQEQAIPLILAGHDVLGGAQTGTGKTAAFALPVLNHLSKLTPPAGPRKPRALVLVPTRELAVQVADSFKTYGRHLKLNVTTLFGGVGMQPQIDQLRRGVDVLVACPGRLIDHLDRGSVKLDAVEVLILDEADRMLDMGFLPAIKRILNRLPKQRQTLLFSATFEAQIKALALEFMNNPQQVQVAAQNTIAQTITHRAHPVDGSRKRDLLIQILSQRHTDQVLVFGKTKHGCNRLAEQLEEAGLPSVAIHGNKSQAARQKALKDFKSGKARILVATDVAARGLDIPDLPLVINHDLPMVAEDYVHRIGRTGRNGAQGEALSLVSPEEGGLLRQIQRLLKVDLTMDVVPGFAPSKPIRLDTPIPKNGGGGGQRPPGRPAARPHARPAARPTTHAGPKQHRAGGQAAYAGKRNAPRGTRA; encoded by the coding sequence ATGACGTTCGAAACCCTTGGCCTTGCGCCTGCTTTGCTGCGCGCGCTTGCCGACAACAACTACACCACCCCGACCCCGATCCAGGAACAGGCGATCCCGCTGATCCTGGCCGGCCACGACGTGCTGGGCGGCGCCCAGACCGGTACCGGCAAGACCGCCGCGTTCGCGCTGCCGGTGCTCAACCACCTGTCCAAGCTGACCCCGCCGGCCGGCCCGCGCAAGCCGCGCGCGCTGGTGCTGGTGCCCACCCGCGAACTGGCAGTGCAGGTGGCCGACAGCTTCAAGACCTACGGCCGCCACCTCAAGCTCAATGTCACCACCTTGTTCGGTGGCGTGGGCATGCAGCCGCAGATCGACCAGCTGCGTCGCGGCGTGGACGTGCTGGTGGCCTGCCCGGGTCGCCTGATCGACCACCTGGATCGCGGCAGCGTGAAGCTGGACGCTGTCGAAGTGCTGATCCTGGACGAAGCCGACCGCATGCTGGACATGGGCTTCCTGCCGGCGATCAAGCGAATCCTCAATCGCCTGCCGAAGCAGCGCCAGACCCTGCTGTTCTCGGCCACGTTCGAGGCGCAGATCAAGGCACTCGCGCTCGAGTTCATGAACAACCCGCAGCAGGTGCAGGTGGCGGCGCAGAACACGATTGCGCAAACCATCACCCACCGTGCGCATCCGGTCGACGGCTCGCGCAAGCGCGACCTGCTGATCCAGATCCTGTCGCAGCGCCACACCGACCAAGTGCTGGTGTTCGGCAAGACCAAGCACGGTTGCAACCGCCTGGCCGAGCAGCTGGAAGAAGCGGGCCTGCCGTCGGTCGCGATCCACGGCAACAAGAGCCAGGCCGCACGCCAGAAAGCGCTGAAGGACTTCAAGTCCGGCAAGGCGCGGATCCTGGTGGCGACCGATGTGGCCGCGCGTGGCTTGGATATCCCCGACCTGCCGCTGGTGATCAACCACGACCTGCCGATGGTCGCCGAAGACTATGTGCACCGCATCGGCCGCACCGGTCGCAACGGCGCGCAGGGCGAAGCGCTGTCGCTGGTGTCGCCGGAAGAGGGCGGCCTGCTGCGGCAGATCCAGCGCCTGCTGAAGGTCGATTTGACGATGGACGTGGTGCCCGGTTTCGCGCCGAGCAAGCCGATCCGCCTGGATACGCCGATCCCGAAGAACGGCGGTGGCGGTGGCCAGCGCCCGCCGGGTCGCCCGGCCGCGCGTCCGCACGCGCGTCCCGCAGCGCGTCCGACCACCCACGCCGGTCCGAAGCAGCACCGTGCGGGCGGGCAGGCCGCGTATGCCGGCAAGCGCAACGCGCCGCGTGGCACGCGCGCCTGA
- a CDS encoding DUF1801 domain-containing protein, translating to MSESKTRPTTVSVSEFLAQQTDERRVDCEAVVQMMEASTGERAEMWGAAIVGFGRYAYTNSTKKPQEWPLVGFSPRKNDLTLYIMPGFDGFTELMAQLGKHKTGKSCLYLKKLADVDAKVLHKLIDGSVKAMEPQRIRR from the coding sequence ATGAGCGAATCGAAGACACGCCCGACCACGGTGTCGGTTTCGGAATTCCTGGCGCAACAGACCGACGAGCGTCGCGTTGATTGCGAAGCCGTGGTGCAGATGATGGAAGCGTCCACCGGCGAGCGCGCCGAGATGTGGGGCGCGGCCATCGTCGGTTTCGGCCGCTATGCCTATACCAACAGCACGAAGAAGCCGCAGGAATGGCCGCTGGTCGGTTTCTCGCCGCGCAAGAACGACCTGACGCTGTACATCATGCCGGGCTTCGACGGCTTTACCGAGCTGATGGCGCAGTTGGGCAAGCACAAGACCGGCAAGAGCTGCCTGTACCTGAAGAAGCTTGCCGACGTGGATGCGAAAGTGCTGCACAAGCTGATCGACGGCTCGGTCAAGGCGATGGAGCCGCAGCGAATCCGGCGTTGA